The following proteins are encoded in a genomic region of Pikeienuella piscinae:
- a CDS encoding right-handed parallel beta-helix repeat-containing protein, which translates to MRARIKFSALIGVIGFIAISGAYLQSETRLHGAVYSSDLGWNSGQDVSGEIGSLLANRFKAGDTLVLEDTYQISGANLRLPKDFTLTAVDGGGFDVRTSAKDSSALFVLSDGVTIDNMTFTAIDAPGTGYRGANPQSGTDYHAKRVLVVDGDDVTIEDSAFTGNVAMHVDVPGGDDLTIRSSYFEGGFYQVRLVGGADDARILSSHFRKSLGDGIKTEGDNTDHGPQRMQVIDSFFDHNARDGIDTAGGFRDGHVQNSVFYGNGVSGMDIKSLYYDSGDLNPTKMNSGIVVEGSQFINSPNGVVVTVLDRGNVLTAANVDAIPHDIHVTDSIFENTSPTAGMRAFLVKDGYDITWDDLTFNGEVAELRFMKAEVPFNLSGVNVQGDVANYGEPRNVEEIEKLGRGRRKGR; encoded by the coding sequence ATGAGAGCTCGAATCAAGTTCAGCGCCCTGATCGGAGTGATCGGTTTCATCGCGATTTCCGGCGCCTACCTCCAGTCGGAGACGCGCCTCCATGGCGCCGTCTATTCCTCTGATCTGGGGTGGAATTCGGGTCAGGATGTTTCTGGGGAGATCGGATCGCTTCTGGCCAATCGGTTCAAGGCTGGCGATACGCTTGTTCTTGAAGACACCTATCAGATCTCGGGGGCGAATCTGCGGCTTCCGAAGGACTTCACGCTGACCGCGGTGGATGGCGGCGGGTTCGATGTCCGGACGAGTGCGAAGGACAGCTCGGCGCTCTTCGTGCTTTCCGACGGGGTGACGATCGACAACATGACCTTCACGGCGATCGACGCGCCGGGAACGGGGTATCGCGGGGCGAACCCGCAATCGGGGACGGATTATCACGCCAAGCGGGTGCTGGTCGTCGATGGCGACGACGTGACCATCGAGGACAGCGCCTTCACCGGCAACGTGGCGATGCATGTGGACGTTCCGGGCGGCGACGACCTGACGATCCGGAGCAGCTATTTCGAGGGCGGCTTCTACCAGGTGCGGCTTGTGGGCGGCGCCGACGACGCGCGCATCCTGAGCAGCCATTTCCGGAAATCCCTCGGCGACGGGATCAAGACGGAAGGCGACAACACCGACCACGGCCCGCAGCGCATGCAGGTGATCGACAGCTTCTTCGATCACAACGCGCGCGACGGGATCGACACCGCCGGCGGCTTCCGGGACGGCCATGTCCAGAACAGCGTGTTCTATGGCAATGGCGTCAGCGGCATGGACATCAAGAGCCTGTATTACGACAGCGGAGATCTGAACCCGACCAAGATGAACTCCGGGATCGTCGTGGAAGGCAGCCAGTTCATCAACAGCCCGAACGGCGTCGTCGTCACCGTGCTCGACCGGGGGAACGTACTGACGGCGGCGAATGTCGACGCCATCCCGCACGACATCCACGTCACCGACAGCATCTTCGAGAACACCTCGCCGACGGCCGGCATGCGGGCCTTCCTGGTCAAGGACGGCTACGACATCACCTGGGACGACCTGACCTTCAACGGCGAAGTCGCCGAGCTGCGCTTCATGAAGGCCGAAGTCCCCTTCAACCTCTCCGGCGTCAACGTCCAGGGCGATGTCGC